From a single Rosa rugosa chromosome 7, drRosRugo1.1, whole genome shotgun sequence genomic region:
- the LOC133721232 gene encoding uncharacterized protein LOC133721232: MEGRKPAGSSSSSSTSELLGSKDSSSSSSGIFGAIFAPPLNSPKVLSRESLRSELTRKKITDQPLNFHSAEPGTYYSGKEGEGQSTRKEDMSSYYEDQRVQSPCHLSSSIYYGGQDIYNYPQNSQSTGINSTFKKDGTDDDGTACRGNWWQGSLYY; encoded by the exons ATGGAGGGAAGAAAGCCAGCCGGGTCGTCGTCTTCTTCCTCCACTTCTGAGCTGCTTGGGTCCAAAGACTCATCGTCCTCTTCATCTGGGATTTTCGGGGCCATTTTCGCGCCTCCCTTGAACTCCCCAAAG GTGCTAAGCAGGGAATCTCTGCGTTCTGAACTCACTAGGAAAAAGATCACTGATCAGCCGTTGAACTTCCACTCGGCAGAGCCAG GTACTTACTATAGTGGCAAAGAAGGTGAGGGTCAGAGCACACGGAAAGAGGACATGAGTTCCTACTATGAGGATCAGAGAGTGCAATCACCATGTCATCTCAGTTCATCAATCTATTATGGTGGGCAAGACATCTATAATTATCCCCAGAATAGCCAGAGCACTGGAATTAACTCTACG TTCAAGAAAGATGGGACTGACGACGATGGCACTGCTTGCAGAGGAAACTGGTGGCAAG GGTCTCTCTATTATTGA